A stretch of the Streptomyces sp. 1331.2 genome encodes the following:
- a CDS encoding chitinase produces the protein MRKTIGVRLTAPLLAAALGPAALLLAPAATASASAAAVPGMAAAPYEYLGWGSPQKPTDVMKAAGVRWFTLAFVLSDGGCNPKWDGSRALTGGSDEAAIKSIRAAGGDVVVSVGGWSGNKLGEKCSSAGALAGAYQKVIDAYGLKALDIDIENTEFGNATVRQRVVDALKIVKTKNPGIVTYVTMGTTPTGPDATGKDLIKRGAAAGLANDGWVVMPFDFGGHSGSMGQATVEALEGLKAAVKSAYGYGDDAAYRHIGVSSMNGRTDEAGETVTTGDFRTILGYAQQHHLARFAYWAVNRDRACGSGTDADACSGVAQSPYEFTRIVVQYQG, from the coding sequence ATGCGCAAGACCATCGGAGTCCGTCTCACCGCCCCGCTGCTGGCTGCCGCGCTCGGCCCGGCCGCGCTGCTGCTGGCCCCCGCGGCCACCGCCTCCGCTTCGGCGGCGGCCGTGCCCGGTATGGCCGCCGCGCCGTACGAGTACCTGGGCTGGGGAAGCCCGCAGAAGCCGACCGATGTGATGAAGGCGGCCGGGGTCAGGTGGTTCACCCTGGCGTTCGTCCTCTCCGACGGCGGGTGCAACCCGAAGTGGGACGGCAGCCGGGCGCTCACCGGGGGCTCCGACGAGGCGGCGATCAAGTCGATCCGGGCGGCCGGCGGTGACGTCGTGGTCTCGGTCGGCGGGTGGAGCGGCAACAAGCTCGGCGAGAAGTGTTCCAGTGCCGGCGCGCTGGCCGGCGCGTACCAGAAGGTGATCGACGCCTACGGGCTGAAGGCGCTCGACATCGACATCGAGAACACCGAGTTCGGCAACGCGACGGTCCGTCAGCGGGTCGTCGACGCACTGAAGATCGTCAAGACCAAGAACCCCGGCATCGTCACCTACGTCACCATGGGCACCACCCCGACCGGCCCGGACGCCACCGGCAAGGACCTGATCAAGCGCGGCGCGGCCGCCGGCCTGGCCAACGACGGCTGGGTGGTGATGCCGTTCGACTTCGGCGGCCACAGCGGCAGCATGGGGCAGGCGACGGTCGAGGCGCTGGAAGGCCTGAAGGCGGCGGTCAAGAGCGCGTACGGCTACGGCGACGACGCGGCGTACCGGCACATCGGCGTCTCCTCGATGAACGGCAGGACCGACGAGGCCGGGGAGACCGTCACCACCGGCGACTTCCGCACCATCCTGGGGTACGCGCAGCAGCACCACCTCGCCCGCTTCGCCTACTGGGCCGTCAACCGGGACCGCGCCTGCGGCTCCGGCACGGACGCCGACGCCTGCAGCGGAGTCGCCCAGTCCCCGTACGAGTTCACCAGGATCGTGGTCCAGTACCAGGGCTGA
- a CDS encoding alpha/beta hydrolase: MNLTGTPLLVLATVLFAASIALAMAQWLGRGAYFGRVRERTAEQRRRPLRALSYLGTVLLCQFTAVALVFVVVNDENQLYDSWGDLLGTASHVRAVPVPPKDEGLAGDRTAAPGEPSAAPVPKVPQAFHAPDSDSVPRTVKQADLKGRLSGVDGEVLVWTPPQYDDPAYKDKTFPVVELLVGFPGSSSAWFGDTMDATKQLEPLMKSGQVTPFILVSPRVTLLGNTDTGCADVPGKVNAETWLSRDVPQMIVDNFRADTTPDRWALSGYSAGAHCALRLALAHPNRYRAAISMSGYNNPAGEPSSLTAKDPKLRETSNPLYILTHAPTPPNVALYVTGKRGDGLEDATALQQAAKSPTVVTPAETTGAHLTSTWKPLVVPTFKWLTGIIPPR, encoded by the coding sequence ATGAACCTGACTGGCACTCCCCTGCTCGTCCTCGCGACAGTGCTGTTCGCGGCCTCGATCGCCCTGGCCATGGCCCAATGGCTGGGCCGCGGAGCCTACTTCGGACGGGTGCGGGAGCGGACGGCGGAGCAGCGGCGCAGGCCGCTGCGTGCGCTCTCGTACCTGGGGACGGTGCTGCTCTGCCAGTTCACCGCCGTGGCGCTGGTCTTCGTGGTCGTCAACGACGAGAACCAGCTGTACGACAGCTGGGGCGACCTGCTGGGCACCGCCAGCCACGTGCGGGCCGTACCCGTGCCGCCGAAGGACGAGGGGCTGGCGGGGGACCGGACGGCCGCGCCCGGTGAGCCGTCCGCGGCGCCGGTGCCCAAGGTGCCGCAGGCCTTCCACGCGCCCGACTCCGACTCCGTGCCCAGGACGGTGAAGCAGGCCGACCTCAAGGGACGGCTCTCCGGGGTCGACGGCGAGGTGCTGGTCTGGACGCCTCCGCAGTACGACGACCCCGCCTACAAGGACAAGACCTTCCCGGTGGTCGAACTGCTCGTCGGCTTCCCCGGCTCCTCCAGCGCCTGGTTCGGCGACACCATGGACGCGACCAAGCAGCTCGAACCGCTGATGAAGTCCGGGCAGGTGACGCCGTTCATCCTGGTGTCACCGCGCGTCACCCTGCTCGGCAACACCGACACCGGCTGCGCCGACGTCCCCGGCAAGGTCAACGCCGAGACCTGGCTCTCCCGGGACGTCCCGCAGATGATCGTGGACAACTTCCGGGCCGACACCACTCCGGACCGCTGGGCCCTGTCCGGCTACTCGGCCGGAGCCCACTGCGCCCTGCGCCTGGCGCTCGCCCACCCGAACCGGTACCGCGCCGCGATCAGCATGTCCGGCTACAACAACCCGGCCGGCGAACCGAGCTCGCTGACCGCCAAGGACCCGAAGCTGCGCGAGACCTCCAACCCCCTCTACATCCTCACCCACGCCCCGACCCCGCCGAACGTCGCACTCTACGTGACCGGCAAGCGGGGCGACGGGCTGGAGGACGCCACCGCCCTGCAGCAGGCGGCGAAGAGCCCGACCGTCGTCACGCCGGCCGAGACCACCGGGGCGCACCTGACGTCGACGTGGAAGCCGCTGGTCGTGCCGACCTTCAAGTGGCTGACGGGGATCATCCCGCCCCGCTGA
- a CDS encoding TetR/AcrR family transcriptional regulator: protein MNARVDHEERRRQIAEALLRIADTQGLQSASMRAVAAEAGVSLRLVQYYFETKQGLLLDALARLSVQLQTRMENWIRAAGTPPTPRGTVTAILSCILPTDPESRRITRTYAAYYALVLNDPEVLEKHGARQPELLEGFLAKQIRTAQQAGEIDPGKDPEIAAAGLLAMVNGLGSSVLGGQRTGDAALAILARHLDELFLTP from the coding sequence ATGAACGCACGGGTCGATCACGAGGAACGCCGACGGCAGATCGCCGAGGCGCTGCTGCGGATCGCCGACACCCAGGGGCTGCAGTCGGCCAGCATGCGGGCGGTCGCCGCCGAAGCCGGCGTCTCCCTGCGACTGGTGCAGTACTACTTCGAGACCAAGCAAGGGCTCCTGCTGGATGCGCTGGCCAGGCTGTCCGTCCAACTCCAGACCCGCATGGAGAACTGGATCAGGGCGGCGGGCACCCCACCGACACCGCGCGGCACCGTGACCGCGATCCTGTCGTGCATCCTGCCGACCGATCCGGAGAGCCGCCGGATCACCAGGACCTATGCCGCCTACTACGCCCTGGTGCTCAACGACCCCGAGGTGTTGGAGAAGCACGGAGCGCGGCAGCCCGAGCTGCTGGAGGGCTTCCTCGCGAAGCAGATCCGCACAGCCCAGCAGGCCGGGGAGATCGACCCCGGGAAGGACCCCGAGATCGCCGCCGCCGGACTGCTGGCCATGGTCAACGGTCTGGGCTCAAGCGTGCTGGGCGGCCAGCGCACCGGCGACGCCGCGCTGGCGATCCTTGCCCGCCATCTGGACGAACTGTTCCTGACTCCGTGA
- a CDS encoding alpha/beta fold hydrolase, with the protein MWHRYIDTLARHHPVIAVDTVGEPGASVQTAPICAGRDGAAWLDELLAALDVTDAHLVGCSYGGWLALNHQIHHPGRTATLTLVDPAGFADFGPRFYTWLIAGALAATAPRPLRPPLARLVGNSAILETELMNLMRASMGFRRALPVPPILSDEELRRLRVPALFLLGARSAMHDSRKVADRLGRLVPSARVEIVPGAGHALPTDQPDLVVDRILSTVGP; encoded by the coding sequence ATGTGGCACCGGTACATCGACACGCTGGCCCGGCACCACCCGGTCATCGCCGTCGACACGGTCGGCGAGCCGGGCGCGAGCGTACAAACCGCGCCGATCTGCGCCGGCCGGGACGGCGCTGCCTGGCTGGACGAACTCCTGGCCGCACTGGACGTGACGGACGCCCATCTCGTCGGCTGCTCCTACGGCGGCTGGCTGGCACTCAACCACCAGATCCACCACCCCGGCCGCACCGCCACCCTCACCCTCGTGGATCCCGCCGGCTTCGCCGACTTCGGCCCCCGGTTCTACACCTGGCTGATCGCCGGCGCCCTCGCCGCAACAGCGCCGCGCCCGCTCCGCCCCCCGCTGGCCCGCCTGGTCGGCAACAGCGCCATCCTGGAGACCGAACTCATGAACCTGATGCGCGCATCGATGGGGTTTCGCCGCGCACTCCCGGTTCCTCCGATCCTCTCCGACGAGGAGCTGCGCCGTCTGCGTGTCCCCGCGCTGTTCCTGCTCGGGGCACGCAGCGCCATGCACGACTCGCGCAAGGTCGCCGACCGCCTCGGCAGGCTCGTGCCCTCGGCCCGGGTGGAGATCGTGCCCGGCGCCGGCCACGCACTGCCGACCGACCAACCGGACCTGGTGGTCGACCGCATCCTCTCCACCGTCGGGCCGTAG